In Populus alba chromosome 1, ASM523922v2, whole genome shotgun sequence, a single window of DNA contains:
- the LOC118039255 gene encoding transcription factor bHLH71 isoform X1, giving the protein MALEALSSSEFLNFISYDTIPATPYNCHDSLETAGFLLEDLKPQDHGVSVNSSSQMTQQRCSVEATNRRQNLLAVQGKKKRRRRKPRVCKNREEAETQRMTHIAVERNRRKLMNGYLAVLRSLVPESYVQRGDQASIVGGAIEFVKELEHLLQSLEAKKLKPHQGLAGPDYDIEDATATSEFPPPPFAQFFVYPQYTWSQIPNKFTSKTKASIADIEVNLIETHANMRILSRRSPRQLSKLVVGFQTLYLTVLHINVTTMDPLVLYSISTKLEEGCQLTSVDDIAGAVHNMLRIIEEETAPC; this is encoded by the exons ATGGCACTAGAAGCACTGTCTTCTAGTGAGTTCCTGAACTTCATAAGCTATGACACTATCCCTGCAACTCCATATAACTGCCATGACTCCCTAGAGACAGCAGGTTTCTTGTTAGAGGATTTGAAACCTCAAGACCATGGTGTTTCTGTAAATAGCTCTTCACAAATGACTCAACAAAGATGTTCTGTAGAAGCCACCAATAGGAGGCAGAATTTATTAGCTgtgcaaggaaaaaagaaaagaagaagaagaaagccaaGAGTTTGCAAGAACAGAGAAGAAGCTGAGACACAAAGGATGACTCATATTGCTGTTGAGAGGAATCGGAGGAAACTGATGAACGGGTATCTTGCCGTTTTGAGATCTCTCGTGCCTGAATCTTATGTTCAAAGG GGTGACCAGGCTTCTATAGTGGGTGGTGCCATAGAGTTCGTGAAGGAGTTAGAGCACCTTCTGCAATCCCTTGAAGCCAAAAAGCTCAAACCACATCAAGGACTAGCAGGACCTGATTATGACATTGAAGATGCTACTGCAACCTCAGAGTTTCCACCACCACCCTTCGCACAGTTTTTTGTGTATCCTCAATACACTTGGTCTCAAATCCCTAACAAGTTTACGTCAAAAACCAAAGCATCCATAGCCGATATTGAGGTCAATTTGATTGAAACCCATGCAAATATGCGGATTCTCTCAAGAAGAAGCCCCAGACAGCTTTCAAAGCTGGTTGTTGGATTTCAAACACTTTACCTCACTGTCCTTCACATCAATGTGACCACCATGGACCCCTTGGTTCTATACTCAATCAGTACCAAG CTTGAAGAAGGATGCCAACTCACCTCGGTAGATGACATAGCAGGAGCTGTCCACAACATGCTTCGAATAATTGAGGAAGAAACTGCCCCGTGTTGA
- the LOC118039255 gene encoding transcription factor bHLH71 isoform X2, whose translation MALEALSSSEFLNFISYDTIPATPYNCHDSLETAGFLLEDLKPQDHGVSVNSSSQMTQQRCSVEATNRRQNLLAVQGKKKRRRRKPRVCKNREEAETQRMTHIAVERNRRKLMNGYLAVLRSLVPESYVQRGDQASIVGGAIEFVKELEHLLQSLEAKKLKPHQGLAGPDYDIEDATATSEFPPPPFAQFFVYPQYTWSQIPNKFTSKTKASIADIEVNLIETHANMRILSRRSPRQLSKLVVGFQTLYLTVLHINVTTMDPLVLYSISTKKKKQFRTKI comes from the exons ATGGCACTAGAAGCACTGTCTTCTAGTGAGTTCCTGAACTTCATAAGCTATGACACTATCCCTGCAACTCCATATAACTGCCATGACTCCCTAGAGACAGCAGGTTTCTTGTTAGAGGATTTGAAACCTCAAGACCATGGTGTTTCTGTAAATAGCTCTTCACAAATGACTCAACAAAGATGTTCTGTAGAAGCCACCAATAGGAGGCAGAATTTATTAGCTgtgcaaggaaaaaagaaaagaagaagaagaaagccaaGAGTTTGCAAGAACAGAGAAGAAGCTGAGACACAAAGGATGACTCATATTGCTGTTGAGAGGAATCGGAGGAAACTGATGAACGGGTATCTTGCCGTTTTGAGATCTCTCGTGCCTGAATCTTATGTTCAAAGG GGTGACCAGGCTTCTATAGTGGGTGGTGCCATAGAGTTCGTGAAGGAGTTAGAGCACCTTCTGCAATCCCTTGAAGCCAAAAAGCTCAAACCACATCAAGGACTAGCAGGACCTGATTATGACATTGAAGATGCTACTGCAACCTCAGAGTTTCCACCACCACCCTTCGCACAGTTTTTTGTGTATCCTCAATACACTTGGTCTCAAATCCCTAACAAGTTTACGTCAAAAACCAAAGCATCCATAGCCGATATTGAGGTCAATTTGATTGAAACCCATGCAAATATGCGGATTCTCTCAAGAAGAAGCCCCAGACAGCTTTCAAAGCTGGTTGTTGGATTTCAAACACTTTACCTCACTGTCCTTCACATCAATGTGACCACCATGGACCCCTTGGTTCTATACTCAATCAGTACCAAG AAAAAGAAGCAGTTTCGGACTAAAATCTGA
- the LOC118039256 gene encoding E3 ubiquitin-protein ligase Os04g0590900, translating into MASLGTPKTLIPYVNNKDCSQGFCSLYCRQWCYIIFPPPPPLEFLDDNSSPKISPLVIAIIGILLSAFLLVIYYTIISIYCGNNDPARRRDQNHGQNEEFEGDHNPSLHEPWHAATTGLDEALIRSITVCRYKKGDGLIDGTDCSVCLSEFQEDESIRLLPKCSHAFHVPCIDTWLRSHSNCPLCRANIVFFSAAPPQLPPPVAETPQGNESWQNSQRSNDNVAATQGTERVARDEQEMQNPAGDPKTPLRVFSDLGNLEERDTIIEMRDIDGYQRIRRSVSMDHPCQSHASVADILRMNIQDGGVRVEDCSGDVGSSKHSAEDSKFTSSNRRRVLHCVLNPVTMKRSFSSGRFFPTGHGRVRDATSPV; encoded by the coding sequence ATGGCATCACTAGGCACCCCAAAAACTTTGATTCCATACGTGAACAATAAAGACTGTTCTCAAGGATTTTGTAGCTTATACTGTCGACAATGGTGCTACATCATTTTCCCTCCTCCGCCTCCCCTTGAATTCCTCGATGACAATTCAAGTCCAAAAATCTCTCCCCTTGTCATTGCCATCATAGGCATACTGCTCAGTGCTTTCCTTTTAGTAATTTACTACACCATAATATCTATATACTGTGGAAACAATGATCCAGCAAGGAGAAGGGATCAAAATCATGGCCAGAATGAGGAATTTGAGGGCGATCACAACCCCTCTCTCCATGAGCCTTGGCACGCTGCAACAACTGGCTTAGATGAGGCTCTTATAAGGTCCATCACAGTATGCAGGTACAAAAAGGGAGATGGTTTGATTGACGGGACAGATTGCTCAGTTTGTCTCAGCGAGTTTCAAGAAGATGAGAGCATAAGGCTTTTGCCTAAGTGCAGCCATGCTTTCCATGTTCCTTGCATTGATACATGGCTCCGCTCTCACTCGAATTGCCCATTGTGTCGTGCCAACATTGTTTTCTTTAGCGCTGCCCCGCCTCAACTGCCTCCTCCGGTGGCTGAAACTCCTCAAGGCAATGAATCTTGGCAAAATAGCCAGCGATCCAACGACAATGTGGCTGCTACACAAGGCACGGAAAGGGTTGCTAGAGATGAGCAAGAGATGCAGAATCCTGCTGGGGATCCAAAGACTCCGTTGCGCGTGTTTAGTGATTTGGGAAACTTGGAAGAGAGAGATACCATAATTGAGATGCGAGATATTGATGGGTATCAACGCATTAGGAGATCAGTTTCAATGGATCATCCATGTCAAAGCCACGCTTCTGTCGCTGATATTTTACGCATGAATATCCAGGATGGAGGTGTTCGAGTAGAAGACTGTTCAGGAGATGTTGGATCATCAAAACATTCTGCAGAAGACAGCAAATTCACGTCTAGCAACAGAAGAAGAGTCTTGCATTGTGTGCTTAATCCCGTTACAATGAAGAGATCATTTTCAAGCGGAAGATTCTTTCCCACCGGCCATGGAAGAGTACGTGACGCCACTAGTCCTGTTTAA